GGAACCAGCTTCTCGGTAGAAGATATCTAAACCATCGATTGAAATTGTGTGAAATGTGGTCATGACTCACCTGAGATATTTGGGTGTTTAAATTCTGAACTGCTATTGGTTCAGTCCTTTGACTCAGATAAAGAAGGCATTCATGCCGTCAATGTCAGAGAGGAAGGTTTCGAGCGCGGCAATCCTGTTATCCTTGAACTGACAGACCGTAGCCAAGTATTCATCAAGTACCCGCTCGCCCTGTCGGGCAGTATTGTGCAGAGACAGAGCCACGTTGTCTCGGCCGACAAGAATGTGCTGTAGCTCGAAGTTCAGCCCATAGCTCGTAATTTTGCGGGCGCGATCAACTACGGCATCAGCTCCATTTGCAGTGCCTGAGATCATGTTGTCGCCCGGCAGTGTCCAGTGTGCGTCGTCAGCGAGGAGGGCGCGCATTGCACTCCAATCCCGTGCAGCGATTGCTGTTTGAAAACGACGAGCGATGTCGAGCTTCGCATTGCGATCGGTCACTTGTGCAACCACTTCTGCCTGAGAACGTTGATTCATTGTCATAATCGTGATTCTCCTGTTCAAAAATTCGGTTCTTCGCATTCATGCTGCGTTCTAATGAGAGAAATATCCCCAGTCCACCTTGGAGCCGTTAATGCATTCCGCCAGGAACAGATAATTTTGAATTAGTCTCAAGTTCAGACTAAAAATAAGTACCTGTAGTCATCTGGGGAAACGTTATCCTGCCATGAGCTTCATTCAAGAAGGCAGAAGGCAGAAGGCAGAGGGCAGAAGGTTTACATCAGTTGGGAATTCAGACCCCTCCTGAACAAGAGCCACCAAATTGAAAATTTGGTGGGGGTCTTAAACCCTTACTCCCTCCGGTCGTAGCTTCAGCGCTGGAATTCAGAATTCCTTTCTGCCAACTGAGCCTCCTGCCCTCTGCCTTTCCTGATAACCAAGGTTTGAATGGGCTTTTCTTTGTTCTTCTCCAAGCCAGCTTGAACTATATTGCAATGTCGATTACGATTTTGCCCACCGATGTGCCTTGCTCAACCGCCTTGTGGGCATCCAGTGCGGTATCCAACGTAAAATGGCGAGGATCAACAATTGGGCGTAGTTGTCCTGCATCCACCAACTGCGTAGCCTGATGCAGAATCTCACCATGATGAGTACGCCCTTCACCATTCAGTAGAGGCAGAAGCACAAATATGCCTGAATACGTAGCAGCCTTCCGCGAGAGTGGCATCAAGGAGTGCTGACCCC
The Nostoc sp. C052 genome window above contains:
- a CDS encoding nuclear transport factor 2 family protein translates to MTMNQRSQAEVVAQVTDRNAKLDIARRFQTAIAARDWSAMRALLADDAHWTLPGDNMISGTANGADAVVDRARKITSYGLNFELQHILVGRDNVALSLHNTARQGERVLDEYLATVCQFKDNRIAALETFLSDIDGMNAFFI